The Hippoglossus hippoglossus isolate fHipHip1 chromosome 16, fHipHip1.pri, whole genome shotgun sequence genomic sequence atgtgttgatgGATCAATAAGTTAATGTATAATAagagtacatgtgtgtgtgtgtaggtgcatttgtgtctttttgtgtgaaGTAAACCGGGCCGTGTTGCCCGGGTTACCCAGATGGGAGGCTGCTTTGTGACCTGGCAGAACAGGTGTTTCTGTAAACCGACACTCAGACTCACCTATATCTGAGAGACTGTTTCCCAAAGCCTTAACCCAGACTTCACTACAAGAAACAACCGCAAACAACTTCACATCTTTAGACATTTAGTCATATCTAGTCTTATCTAATGGTTCTTTCCTGTTGTGTTCATGCAGTAAATCAACACCTTAAAGTGTGTGCGCTTAATGTCAATAGAGACGATTGGATCCTTATTGTGACCTGAAAAATTATCAaacagtttcagtgtgtgtgtgtgtgtgtgtgtgtgtgtgtgtgtgtgtgtgtgtgtgtgtgtgtgtgtgtgtgtgtgtgtgtgtgtgtgtgtgtgtgtgtgtgtgtgtgtgtgtgtgtgtgtgtgtgtgtgtggctgaacACTCAGATATCCCTGATGAGCCATTGTCCATCAGCGCCACTATCTCCCGTTCTCTTGGCTgtatgtaaatgaaaataactcTGGACCCCATCTTATCTGATCATTTCATGTGACTCCTTCACAAGGTTTCGATCAGTCACTACTCTGAGACCGATACACGGCTGCACAGACCGATAGTGGCTCTTTATTGCAAATGTCTTTCCAGGGAGGATTGCTGTTAGGtgtgtttttccagttttctgTTCAGGTTTAGCTGACGCTGACAGATAGTCATGAGTATGTTGCTTGAGTAAACAGCCGTTATGATAAGTGTGTGCAACAAAGAGAGCCACCAGAGTGTCACTGTTCTGTGAATGGGCTCATTCAGTCAGTGGGAGGGGAGCGTTAGGAAGGTAAAATGTAAAACGACACAATTGACAGATGTTTAGAGGGAGAAAACAGTAGTGTTAGTGTTCTCTTGCCCAATTGCCTGTCCCCTTCAAATCATTTCCACATCTCCTCCATTCACTGTTCACTTTCTGCGTCACTGTAACACCCTGTGTTTGTTGTCCTTCACCACCCTGTGATTCTATTTGACCATTTTTTGAGCAGCCAGAGTCGCCACAATCGCAACATTCCAGCAGAATCCTGTCCTgactttgtacatttttatgCTTGGCAGGCGATGGGAGCTGTTGGCTGAACAAACACTGGGAAGACGAGGAGCCCAGAGGATTCGTCACTTCTAGACCACAAGTCAGAGAAATCATCGAGAGGAGCTCTGAAACATCAAACTTTTTAATGCACAATTTGTGTCTGTGCAAGAAACTAATGAGGGGCCTGTAAGTGTGCGACAGTCACACTGTCTTTTGCATCCACAAAACTGCAGCACTGACATGAACTGCTTCCAGAGTGCAGCCTAAAGGACAGTTGCTCGGAATCGCTTAAATATCAAGTACACTCTTCCGCTCTCTTTTTGGGATTTGGCACTTGACAGGAGGTCGTTAACTTTGTTTACTCTCAGACAATGGACTTGCCATTTCTCCCAACTCCAGTGAGCAAGTGCGACACGCGGACAGGGGCGCAATTTACTGTCCGCTCGGCCAACTCTCCCTCGTACAGCTTCACCCGCAGACCAGGTGTCAGGAGATCCAAAGGTTTTatagaggaggtgagggagggtACTGAAGGAGacgaagaaagagagagacgtgGGACAGATCCTTACACAAATGGTACGAATAAGGAAGAGGATGGAGTCTCTCAATATCAAGACAGCACTGGTGGTCGTAGCAGTGTCAAAGGTCAGCGTGAGGAGAAGGAAACATTAGACCACGAAACGTCCACCAAGCTGAACCAGAATGGCACAGGAGACAAAACGACCACAGAGTCCGGCACCGACAGAAGTGAAAACCCTGCGTTTGAGAGTCGAGGCAGGACAGAGTGGAGGAGATACAACCTGTCAGGCAGAAGTAAAAGTGTGGATTTGGGAGCAGAGGCGAAGAGTCCTGTCCGGGGAACCAGAGCTGACATGTTGTCAACCAGCAGAGGAGGGGACGTCACTAAACAGCTTGGAGGCTTGGATGAAAGACGGACCGGAGCTGAAGCTGTGAGGAACAGGGTGATGTCTTCAACACACACCTACAGCTCTGCAGGTCGAACTAATGTTGTTCAGGAGAGGAGCCCGGTGAGTCACCTGAGCCAGACGTTGGTCAGGGTCAGCAAGGGTCATTCTCTCCCCTCCAGGCTGAGGTCCCAGTCTGGACCAAGCTCCAGGTTCACAGAGACAGCTTCATCACTCGGGCCCAAAGGAGGTCAGAGTATAATGGAGAGGATAGAGAAACTCTACGGATCTACTGGTGTCAGTAAAGCTGAGGATAACAGCAAAATTAGGGACTTCTCCACCTCTGCTACATCTGCGGACTCCTTTATTTCATCACACAGGTCATACGAAAGGGGAGCTGGGGGGACCTTCCCCAGGGGTTTCTCATTAGGAGAGAAAAATAGCCTCAGTCCAATGCAAAGCATCAGATCTTCCCCCTGGACACCTCAGAAGGACACGTCAGGTTCTGAGAGTTCACTTTCTccagggaggagcaggagattgtcagggGGACTGTGGCAGGGGCCTGTCCAGGGCAGGTATCCACCAGAAGGTGGAGCCAACCTGGGGAAGGGGTTGGTGGATATAGGCACAATGTCTCTGGATAGAGCGAGGAGTAGGAACACTGTCGCAGCTCAGATTAGATCTGCCAGGGCTGCAGCAGGGTTTACTGCACCAACTCCTTTCTTAGAAGAAGAGACATCAGCTGCTCTCAAAGATTCATCTGGATTCACAGAGAGAGGCATGAACGGAAAATGCGATCAGGGCTGGGTCAACGATGGAAAGGAAACTAATGGAGTAAAAGgtattaaagaaaaaactgaactgaagagcAGCACTGATGAAGATGTATTTGAGTCAAGTCCAAATAAAACTACACCCAAGAAGAACTTCTCAGCTCCAGCCAGCGTGAGGAATAAGATCAGCCAGTTCGAGGCTCTGACACAGAGAGCTCAGGGTTTGGCAACAGGACATATCCTGATGCCCAGACGAGCTTTCTCTGTGCCCACGCAGCTCAGCAGGGGCCATGATGGCGTGAAGAAGAGCGGGTCGGCAAAAGCGATAGGTGGGTTGAGGGACAAGTGGGAGGATTtgaaagagggaggggaggcgCCCAATAAACCTGACGACAAAGGGACAGGGGCAGGGAAGAAGCTGCTGTTAGAAAGGTTTTTATCTGCGGACGGGGTCGGActagagaggaaagagaaaggaggggTTGATTTGGCTGAGAGTGAAAGAATAGCGGATAGCGGAGACAACCTTTCTGAAGATTTTGGCAAATATTCCAAACTCAAGAGTTCACTTGAAATCCCTCTGAATGGAGGACGCCGTAAAACGTTTTTCATCGATGAGACGGATTTCGCCAAAGTCTCAAGTCCTGAGGAAGCAAGCGAGAAAGACATGACAGCCAACAATACACCAA encodes the following:
- the si:dkey-92i15.4 gene encoding uncharacterized protein si:dkey-92i15.4 — protein: MDLPFLPTPVSKCDTRTGAQFTVRSANSPSYSFTRRPGVRRSKGFIEEVREGTEGDEERERRGTDPYTNGTNKEEDGVSQYQDSTGGRSSVKGQREEKETLDHETSTKLNQNGTGDKTTTESGTDRSENPAFESRGRTEWRRYNLSGRSKSVDLGAEAKSPVRGTRADMLSTSRGGDVTKQLGGLDERRTGAEAVRNRVMSSTHTYSSAGRTNVVQERSPVSHLSQTLVRVSKGHSLPSRLRSQSGPSSRFTETASSLGPKGGQSIMERIEKLYGSTGVSKAEDNSKIRDFSTSATSADSFISSHRSYERGAGGTFPRGFSLGEKNSLSPMQSIRSSPWTPQKDTSGSESSLSPGRSRRLSGGLWQGPVQGRYPPEGGANLGKGLVDIGTMSLDRARSRNTVAAQIRSARAAAGFTAPTPFLEEETSAALKDSSGFTERGMNGKCDQGWVNDGKETNGVKGIKEKTELKSSTDEDVFESSPNKTTPKKNFSAPASVRNKISQFEALTQRAQGLATGHILMPRRAFSVPTQLSRGHDGVKKSGSAKAIGGLRDKWEDLKEGGEAPNKPDDKGTGAGKKLLLERFLSADGVGLERKEKGGVDLAESERIADSGDNLSEDFGKYSKLKSSLEIPLNGGRRKTFFIDETDFAKVSSPEEASEKDMTANNTPTLLLSNSSDISTNVASSPVSDDGETPTNTPNHSPVNSPTAEPEKTSPIANRHDSTSATKSPDPDSSPPPRPLATSSHSNLLDLVSSEVTTAQQRGRKPVLDLDSWVAGLNSAIKVWNDDGDYEDDDESTQKDEDSNYDSDSGESSVTVTSQSDNRSFCVSLSELCNFAGVDCESDNDSDEWQSRGRRSASLSSDVSALSCVSVMPSEELDRLLEDVRSLGDNTLQDYDDVQVAVLHKEVGVGLGFSVAGGVDQSKPVTVHRVFHPGVASKEGSIMEGDQVLSINGTALNGYTHWEVLRVLRRAKARETGVVVLRRGGISDVSKSGVQTSTPGPTQTQFTDDGQHMCVCLEKNSRDLGFSLEGGVGSSLGNRPLTVQKIFQGGPVDKVCPGDEILEIEGVSVVGMRRLEAWTLIRKLPSGTVDVVLSRPLKHLET